From Antennarius striatus isolate MH-2024 chromosome 9, ASM4005453v1, whole genome shotgun sequence, one genomic window encodes:
- the tubb5 gene encoding tubulin beta-5 chain, which produces MREIVHIQAGQCGNQIGAKFWEVISDEHGIDPTGTYHGDSDLQLDRISVYYNEATGGKYVPRAILVDLEPGTMDSVRSGPFGQIFRPDNFVFGQSGAGNNWAKGHYTEGAELVDSVLDVVRKESESCDCLQGFQLTHSLGGGTGSGMGTLLISKIREEYPDRIMNTFSVVPSPKVSDTVVEPYNATLSVHQLVENTDETYCIDNEALYDICFRTLKLTTPTYGDLNHLVSATMSGVTTCLRFPGQLNADLRKLAVNMVPFPRLHFFMPGFAPLTSRGSQQYRALTVPELTQQVFDAKNMMAACDPRHGRYLTVAAVFRGRMSMKEVDEQMLNVQNKNSSYFVEWIPNNVKTAVCDIPPRGLKMAVTFIGNSTAIQELFKRISEQFTAMFRRKAFLHWYTGEGMDEMEFTEAESNMNDLVSEYQQYQDATAEEEGEFEEEGEDEA; this is translated from the exons ATGAGGGAAATCGTTCACATCCAGGCCGGTCAGTGCGGTAATCAGATTGGTGCCAAG TTCTGGGAAGTGATCAGCGATGAGCATGGCATCGATCCCACTGGGACTTACCACGGAGACAGTGACCTGCAGCTGGACAGGATCAGTGTCTACTACAATGAGGCCACAG GAGGTAAATATGTTCCTCGGGCTATTCTGGTGGACCTGGAGCCTGGCACCATGGACTCTGTGAGGTCTGGACCCTTTGGACAGATTTTCAGACCTGACAATTTTGTGTTTG GCCAGAGCGGTGCTGGAAACAATTGGGCCAAAGGTCACTACACAGAGGGAGCTGAGCTGGTGGACTCAGTCCTCGATGTGGTTCGCAAAGAGTCCGAGAGCTGTGACTGCCTGCAGGGCTTCCAGCTCACCCACTCACTCGGTGGTGGAACTGGATCTGGTATGGGAACCCTGCTCATCAGTAAGATCCGGGAGGAGTACCCTGACCGCATCATGAACACTTTCAGTGTGGTGCCTTCCCCCAAG GTTTCAGACACAGTGGTTGAGCCTTACAACGCCACCCTGTCAGTCCACCAGCTTGTAGAGAATACAGATGAAACCTACTGCATTGACAACGAGGCGTTGTACGATATCTGCTTCCGCACTCTGAAACTGACAACACCCACCTACGGAGATCTGAACCACCTGGTGTCTGCCACCATGAGTGGGGTCACCACCTGTCTGCGTTTCCCTGGTCAGCTCAACGCCGATCTCCGCAAACTGGCTGTCAACATGGTGCCTTTCCCCCGTTTGCACTTCTTCATGCCTGGTTTCGCccctctgaccagcagaggCAGCCAGCAGTACAGAGCCCTTACAGTCCCCGAGCTCACCCAACAGGTGTTTGATGCCAAAAACATGATGGCTGCATGCGACCCACGTCACGGCCGCTACCTGACTGTCGCTGCCGTATTCCGCGGGCGCATGTCCATGAAGGAAGTCGATGAGCAGATGCTTAACGTCCAGAACAAAAACAGCAGCTACTTCGTCGAATGGATCCCCAACAATGTCAAGACTGCTGTCTGCGACATTCCACCCCGCGGCCTGAAGATGGCGGTCACTTTCATCGGCAACAGCACAGCCATCCAGGAGCTATTTAAGCGCATCTCTGAGCAGTTCACCGCCATGTTCCGTCGTAAGGCCTTCTTGCATTGGTACACCGGTGAAGGTATGGATGAAATGGAGTTCACTGAAGCAGAGAGCAACATGAATGACCTGGTGTCTGAATACCAGCAGTACCAGGATGCCACTGCTGAGGAGGAGGGTGAATTtgaggaggagggtgaggatgAAGCTTGA